The nucleotide window ACTGCAGCACAGAGGGCTTATGTAATTTGGAAAAGGATTAGATAATGACTTTAGTTGTGCGTGAGTGGCCCTTATGCCAGTCAAATTCCACTTTTCACGCAATCATTGGGCGCAGATCATGACAATGCTGGCATGTACATCATCAATCTCTTCGTTCGGTCGCCTTTTTCTATTTTTTATCACCAGCGACCTTTGATTGATTTGACTCAGAACTGATCTCTTTTCGTTTTCTGCTTCTAGTTCGGTAATAATTAAATGGATGTGTGATTTTTCTGCAAAGCGAATCGGGCTCATAACAGAGGCCGTAGCTTTTCATTGTCGAACACTCAGGCGCAGTATATTTCGTACCAGAAATTTCCCCTGTGATGTGCTCGATCTGATAGCGGGTTTTCGATTGATCGAAATCTGGTGAGCTTGAAAAAAGCTTAAGGATCTCTTCTTGGGAGAGCCCTATCCCATGGAGAAAAGCGGTTATTGCAAACCTACCGCTGTGCGGGATATTCTCGCCTGCTTGAATCATTCCTACGAGTTTTCTCATGCATGGGGGTAGCTTAATGATACTGATTCTTCCGAGGTCTTCGGCCTTATACTTCGCTATCCTTGTCTCAAGCGCCGTTCGAATTTCTGCGAGATCTTTAGAAAATCGTTGCAGGATTTCATTTGATACTTCAAGTGGCAATTCATTTTCGATCTTCTCTTGTAGCGCCTGTTGGAGCACTCTTGCAAACCGGTGTTTGTTCAGATAAACATACCCGTTCTCCACTTCCGTGTTAACAAGCTTCCAATCAGTACTACGCATTTTTGAGGTGTATCTCAAATAATCGGAAAAATGCATTCTCAGCGATTCGTCTATGATCGCGACTTTGACCCCGAGCTCGTCAGCAATGGATGCGACGGATTCGGCACTTTCAAGGACCAGCCTCTTATTCATTGTGACCGCTTCGGCCAGTGCGTAACGTTTGATCAGGTAGCTATCGTTTACGCAGGATACGATCATTCGAGCGACGGGATAGCTGAGTATTTCGAGTAAGCACTCTTCATCTGTTGAGATCGGATAGGTCCCGACTTCCCCTTCGATAATTGCGTCCATTACTCTCCTTTTCCCACGACTCCTCGCCTCTGAGAAAATAAATTCCTGTAGGAGATCATTGAGATCCACATCGTTCTCCTTCACATACGCAATCGCTTCTTTTAAGAACGGAAATCTTGCAAGGCGACGTGGATCCATATTGGTTGATTCAAACATATCCATTTATTTCATTTTTTCCGCGTCTTCCGAACCACTGATACGCTCGCGTTGCCCTCACTTATCGGTCTTTCAGTGACGTCGAATGTGATGATAGGGGCGATTTCCTCAGCGATGGATGGGTCGTCGAGTACACTCATCAATTCTGATAATCCTCTGAACGGTCTTGCTTTCAGAATTCGAATAGCCCTCTTCTCGCCGATTGACGGTAGACACCTCACTGCGGCAAGTGGTGCTGTATTGATTGGAAAGGGGAATTCAATTGCGGTAACACTTCTGTAACCCCAGCCAACGACGATTGCATCAACAAAACGTCCAAGCTCAAGGGGATAATCGAATCCGACAAGTAGGGGGTATGTTCCGATCTGTCGACCGAATGTCTTCTTTCCGTCTCTCATCTCCAAATAGACTCTCCGCAGTACGGTTCCAGCTGGGGCGACTCGCTGCAGCATCGGGTTATCGATCTCCTTCCTCACCGTCTCTTTAAACCTGAGAAAATCTGTATGGGCGACTCCTTGCCTAAATTCCCTCCTAATGGGCATAACCTGCCTCACATTGATCCTTCTAAGTAGTAGCCCCTCTCTCAAAACAAAACGTAGAAAGGCCAAATTGTGTTCAAGCGTTTTCTTGGTTTCACCATCCAGTCCAATAATGAAATTGAGACCTGGAAGCAGCTTAGGCAGACCATTGTCCCCAACTTCAGCTCCGACATCATTTATTAATTTAATCGCGGCGAAGACCTGTTCTGGTGTGGCATTGAGATTGTTCCTTTCAATGACGACCGGATCCGCACTTTCCATTCCGAGTGCCAGAACGTTACCACTTGTACAATAATCCACTATAGTTTCAAGAATCTCTCTTGCATCTTCTGGATGCTCAGCAATCACCGCTGGATTGGCGTTATCCAGGTGGATCACATCGACGCCGATGTCGGCAATTCCTGAGAGAAGAGTTTCGATCGCCTGCGGATTGAGTTTGAGATTGTCATGAAAACCCTCAGCTTTGTATGATATGAAACAGGTCTGCCCACCGAGTCTGAAATTTCTCACGCCAAGGCGCTTCAATGTTCTGATCTCCCGAATAATGTCCTCAGGCTCTCGAAACAGTGGTGCGCCCTTGAGCGGCTCGATACAGAACGAACACCCACCCGATCGGTAACGAATACACCCCCGATATGTTTCAATTTCAGCAATCAGTGGCTGAGGATAATCGGGGTGTTTTTTGACAACGGGTGCCCCCTCGATCAACCAGCGATTCCATTCTTCCACCGTCCTCCACCTTGCCGAGAATTTACCTGATTTAAGAAAATCGTAAACGCATGCGGCTGCATCCCTCTTCGCGACGTGGTTGAAAAGTCCTGTCTCTTCGTAGTATTCGTCGAACGTCGCAGGGCCGCCAAGAATCTTGATCCCTGGTAATGCTTTGGAAAATTGAATAATTTCGTTCCGCGATGCTGGCATTGCTCTCAGATATTTCCCAGGAACTGAAACCCCACCGAAGAAAACGCTGATCTGCGCCTCAGGTGGTTTGATTCGTTCTCTCAAGTCATTGATTGATATGTAATGAGGGGTCGCCCCCGCGTCTAGAACGGCCCCCGCGATCGCCCTGATCTGTGGTGAGATATACGGCGGGACACCGAGCGACGCGGGCTCATCAACAAAGCCATCGATGATAAGAACATCGGAATTCATGTCAAGGAACATAATCTGCGCATTATTGAAATATAAATAGTTTAACATGGTCGAATAATCTTCGTCGCTGCAAAGTCTGGCAATCCGTTATTGTAATGTTTGATAAAGCCGCTGGTATTTACCTTCCACTGTGTTATATTTACATGCGCCTTTTTTTACTTGTTTCGAAAATGAATAGATTATTTCGATGTAATGAAACGAAATATCAACTATTATTTATTTGACGGCTCGTATATGGGCTCCTGTTGGATCACAAATGACTCCCCAACATGATTTGAATTAACTTGGAGTTCAGATGAATAAAGGTGTTGCAATGCCCAATCAGAAGAAAATTGATGAAGAGAGATTGAAAAAAGCATATGAGCCAGCAAGACTAGCGATGAAGTATCACCCTTATTATGAGGGGAAGATCGAAGTTGTCCCAAAATGCCCAATACGTAGCTTCCAGGATTTTGCGATTTGGTATACTCCTGGAGTCGCAGAGCCATGCAGGGATATCCAAAAAAATCCCGAGCATGTCTACAGCCACACGAACAAATGGAACATGGTAGCGGTTGTCACTGATGGTACAAGAGTGCTTGGCCTTGGCGATATCGGGCCAGAAGCAGGTCTGCCAGTGATGGAAGGTAAGGCCCTACTTTTTAAGTATTTGGGAGGTGTCGATGCGGTACCGATCTGTTTGAACACGAAGGATCCCGATGAAATCATTCAAGCAGTCAAATGGATTGTTCCCTCATTTGGTGGTATTAACTTAGAAGACATCGCGCATCCTAAGTGTTTCACGATTCTCGATCGTCTGCGGAAGGAAGTTGAAATTCCAGTTTGGCATGATGATCAACAAGGAACGGCTACGATCGTCACGGCAGGAGCAATTAACGCGCTGAAGCTTGTTGGCAAGAAATTGGGAGAGGCAAAAGTCGCCATGATCGGTGCTGGCGCCGCGAATATCGCGATCGCTCGAGTCTTGATCGCTGCGGGAATTAATATTAAGAATATCGTCATGGTCGACAGCAAGGGGATTCTGCA belongs to Methanomassiliicoccales archaeon and includes:
- a CDS encoding DNA primase large subunit PriL is translated as MDPRRLARFPFLKEAIAYVKENDVDLNDLLQEFIFSEARSRGKRRVMDAIIEGEVGTYPISTDEECLLEILSYPVARMIVSCVNDSYLIKRYALAEAVTMNKRLVLESAESVASIADELGVKVAIIDESLRMHFSDYLRYTSKMRSTDWKLVNTEVENGYVYLNKHRFARVLQQALQEKIENELPLEVSNEILQRFSKDLAEIRTALETRIAKYKAEDLGRISIIKLPPCMRKLVGMIQAGENIPHSGRFAITAFLHGIGLSQEEILKLFSSSPDFDQSKTRYQIEHITGEISGTKYTAPECSTMKSYGLCYEPDSLCRKITHPFNYYRTRSRKRKEISSESNQSKVAGDKK
- a CDS encoding radical SAM protein, which produces MNSDVLIIDGFVDEPASLGVPPYISPQIRAIAGAVLDAGATPHYISINDLRERIKPPEAQISVFFGGVSVPGKYLRAMPASRNEIIQFSKALPGIKILGGPATFDEYYEETGLFNHVAKRDAAACVYDFLKSGKFSARWRTVEEWNRWLIEGAPVVKKHPDYPQPLIAEIETYRGCIRYRSGGCSFCIEPLKGAPLFREPEDIIREIRTLKRLGVRNFRLGGQTCFISYKAEGFHDNLKLNPQAIETLLSGIADIGVDVIHLDNANPAVIAEHPEDAREILETIVDYCTSGNVLALGMESADPVVIERNNLNATPEQVFAAIKLINDVGAEVGDNGLPKLLPGLNFIIGLDGETKKTLEHNLAFLRFVLREGLLLRRINVRQVMPIRREFRQGVAHTDFLRFKETVRKEIDNPMLQRVAPAGTVLRRVYLEMRDGKKTFGRQIGTYPLLVGFDYPLELGRFVDAIVVGWGYRSVTAIEFPFPINTAPLAAVRCLPSIGEKRAIRILKARPFRGLSELMSVLDDPSIAEEIAPIITFDVTERPISEGNASVSVVRKTRKK
- a CDS encoding NADP-dependent malic enzyme, producing the protein MNKGVAMPNQKKIDEERLKKAYEPARLAMKYHPYYEGKIEVVPKCPIRSFQDFAIWYTPGVAEPCRDIQKNPEHVYSHTNKWNMVAVVTDGTRVLGLGDIGPEAGLPVMEGKALLFKYLGGVDAVPICLNTKDPDEIIQAVKWIVPSFGGINLEDIAHPKCFTILDRLRKEVEIPVWHDDQQGTATIVTAGAINALKLVGKKLGEAKVAMIGAGAANIAIARVLIAAGINIKNIVMVDSKGILHPGRTDLEGKYPEKWEMALKSNVEGKVGGIKEAMEGADIVIGASKPGPDVITKEMVRSMADDAIVFATANPVPEIWPWDAKEAGARIVATGRSDFPNQINNSLGFPGIFRGALDVRARTITDEMCIAAALELAKTAEDKGLTEEYIVPTMDDWEVFPREAVAVGMKAMEQGVARIKMSRDELYDRASSIIRRARDMTKLMMKEGCIPPPPD